A genomic stretch from Synergistaceae bacterium DZ-S4 includes:
- a CDS encoding linear amide C-N hydrolase, translated as MLSFLSFVFVFLAYSPASACSRVLSANNGQAVLVGRNMDWPENIDSAFWFLPRGIKRSGLAGGNAMVWAAKYSSIVTASTVKGQSFVSDGLNEKGLEANLLWLTESDYGARNETKPGLSIALWAQYVLDNYSTVADAVRDIQSGLYQIVDVNIPMYIPTVGVTEARASLHLALADRTGDSAVIEYLNGKPVIYHDRKYTIMTNSPTFDKQQENLKKYKGFGGKKPLPGTSDAADRFVRASFYMKNTPQPNNIREAIAYMLSVTRNASQPFIVTLDPKHPYTAATIWRTVGDLTNGYYYYESTISPYLVWADFAEFDSGAGSQAMKLELSKNPDYYGNVSKFFQKADPAELKVPKFFD; from the coding sequence ATGTTAAGTTTTCTTTCTTTTGTTTTTGTATTTTTAGCGTACAGCCCTGCCTCAGCCTGCAGCCGTGTACTTTCGGCCAATAACGGACAGGCTGTTCTCGTGGGCCGGAATATGGACTGGCCTGAAAATATCGACAGCGCGTTCTGGTTTCTGCCGAGAGGTATCAAGCGCAGCGGGCTTGCAGGAGGGAATGCGATGGTATGGGCTGCTAAATACAGCAGTATCGTGACTGCTTCGACTGTGAAAGGCCAGTCTTTTGTTTCCGACGGACTTAACGAAAAGGGCCTTGAAGCAAACCTGCTCTGGCTCACTGAAAGTGATTACGGTGCGCGGAATGAAACTAAACCGGGCCTGTCAATAGCTTTATGGGCCCAGTATGTGCTTGACAATTATTCGACAGTCGCAGATGCTGTCCGGGATATTCAGTCCGGGCTGTACCAGATCGTTGACGTCAATATACCTATGTATATTCCGACTGTGGGGGTGACAGAAGCGCGCGCTTCTCTACACCTCGCGCTGGCTGATAGGACAGGAGATTCAGCTGTTATAGAATATTTAAACGGAAAACCAGTCATTTATCATGACCGTAAATATACGATCATGACCAACTCTCCTACATTTGATAAACAGCAGGAGAACCTCAAAAAATACAAAGGTTTCGGCGGGAAAAAACCTCTGCCCGGTACGTCCGATGCCGCTGACCGCTTCGTAAGGGCATCGTTTTATATGAAAAATACACCGCAGCCCAATAACATTCGTGAGGCAATAGCTTATATGCTGAGCGTTACAAGAAATGCGTCCCAGCCTTTTATAGTGACTTTGGACCCGAAGCATCCGTACACTGCAGCCACGATCTGGCGTACGGTAGGCGATTTGACCAACGGATATTACTATTATGAATCGACGATCAGCCCTTATCTTGTATGGGCGGATTTTGCCGAATTTGATTCCGGCGCAGGATCTCAGGCCATGAAGCTTGAACTGAGCAAAAATCCTGATTATTACGGCAATGTTTCAAAGTTTTTCCAGAAGGCGGATCCTGCGGAATTAAAAGTTCCCAAATTTTTTGACTGA
- a CDS encoding DUF488 domain-containing protein, protein MNTIYTIGYQGVNIDEFVKCLKNNGIEILADVRQRPYSRKAGFSKQALSSRLSEVGIAYKHFEALGCPVQIRDQYKVDGDWFAYCRSYKKFLDNESVALESLSSYIKSFPCSLFCFEADANFCHRSLIAKSITLKHPELTVSNLSFEKPTKRETPVQLRLCWS, encoded by the coding sequence ATGAACACAATTTATACGATTGGATACCAAGGTGTAAATATAGATGAATTTGTAAAGTGCTTAAAGAATAACGGGATAGAGATCCTTGCCGATGTTCGCCAACGGCCATATTCACGTAAGGCCGGATTTTCTAAACAGGCTCTCAGCAGCAGGCTGTCGGAAGTTGGTATTGCATATAAGCATTTCGAAGCTTTGGGCTGCCCGGTTCAGATAAGAGATCAATATAAAGTTGATGGAGACTGGTTTGCTTACTGTAGAAGCTATAAGAAATTCTTAGACAACGAATCTGTTGCACTGGAATCACTGTCTTCATATATCAAAAGCTTTCCCTGCTCGCTCTTTTGCTTTGAAGCAGATGCAAATTTCTGTCACCGTTCATTGATAGCGAAATCGATTACCCTAAAGCACCCTGAGCTTACGGTCAGCAACTTATCTTTTGAAAAACCCACTAAAAGAGAGACCCCTGTACAGCTTCGCCTGTGCTGGTCTTAG
- a CDS encoding S41 family peptidase encodes MNINIRSILVYFRQIALMSLFLVFSALSFSGTAAGSVSSTPEYVAPVAEDFSSLPWSESFDKLHLKFSREYGFTEWKKIDWTALYKRIKPLVERAEASNDFTAYYLAMREYVNSIPDGHVRMSSIRDIDDKYIGGGFGFSATKLSDGRVIASWVDETSAVYAQGMRAGAELIEWNGRPVKDVLNEVSTIFGPNSATAEVLANQQVHYLTRAPVNTRLSLLFSNITGGTAKASVSAYDDKGKSLVKTYPSTVVSDGLRDWILEVENPGKKPESMVEKRLLEGNIGYIKIWGEIDVDLKETGTAPSTLGLFKSALAEFNKLKVRGLILDIRNNVGGLDSMSAEILGLFSRKKVLYEYASFYNLATGTFQILPDDLSDLNNPDYALYIEPDEPFFGGPVAALINSKCVSSGEGLAMGIKDLPRGETVGFYGTNGSFGMAGGGAKIPGNIVVHWPYGQSLDKDKEVQIDSRDGIGGVSPSIRTPMTLENALRAARGEDVELEHAIKVINSCAAE; translated from the coding sequence GTGAATATAAATATCAGATCTATTCTCGTTTATTTCAGGCAAATAGCGCTCATGTCGCTGTTTTTAGTTTTTTCTGCCCTTTCTTTTAGCGGAACTGCGGCCGGCAGTGTTTCATCCACGCCTGAATATGTGGCTCCGGTGGCTGAAGATTTCAGCTCTCTTCCCTGGAGTGAGTCTTTTGATAAGCTCCATTTGAAATTTTCCAGGGAGTACGGGTTTACAGAATGGAAGAAAATTGACTGGACTGCTCTTTATAAGAGGATCAAGCCGCTGGTGGAGAGGGCTGAGGCTTCCAATGATTTTACAGCTTATTATTTAGCCATGAGGGAGTATGTGAATTCTATTCCGGACGGGCATGTACGCATGTCTTCTATTCGTGATATTGATGATAAATATATCGGCGGCGGGTTTGGCTTTTCAGCCACAAAACTATCAGATGGCAGGGTGATTGCCAGCTGGGTGGATGAAACAAGCGCCGTTTATGCTCAGGGAATGCGCGCCGGTGCAGAGTTGATCGAATGGAACGGACGTCCTGTAAAAGATGTTTTAAATGAGGTCTCGACTATTTTTGGTCCAAACTCAGCTACGGCAGAGGTCTTAGCCAACCAGCAGGTGCATTATCTTACCCGCGCTCCCGTCAATACACGGCTGTCGCTCCTGTTTTCGAATATTACCGGAGGTACGGCGAAAGCGTCGGTGTCTGCTTATGACGACAAAGGGAAGTCGTTGGTCAAAACTTATCCTTCGACCGTGGTTTCGGATGGATTAAGAGACTGGATACTTGAAGTTGAAAACCCGGGAAAAAAGCCTGAGTCAATGGTTGAAAAGAGATTGCTGGAGGGGAACATCGGTTATATAAAAATCTGGGGCGAAATTGATGTTGACCTTAAAGAAACCGGGACCGCCCCTTCAACGCTTGGTCTGTTCAAATCAGCACTGGCTGAATTCAACAAATTAAAGGTCAGGGGACTGATTTTGGATATCAGGAACAATGTCGGTGGGCTGGATTCAATGTCGGCGGAAATTCTAGGCTTGTTCAGCAGGAAAAAGGTCTTATATGAATACGCGAGCTTTTATAACTTGGCCACCGGGACCTTCCAAATACTCCCTGATGATCTCTCGGATCTCAATAATCCTGACTATGCTTTATATATTGAACCGGATGAGCCGTTTTTCGGCGGTCCTGTCGCAGCACTTATCAATTCAAAGTGTGTAAGTTCGGGAGAAGGACTGGCTATGGGGATAAAGGACCTGCCAAGAGGTGAAACGGTCGGGTTTTACGGGACAAACGGTTCGTTCGGAATGGCCGGAGGAGGAGCAAAGATCCCGGGAAATATTGTTGTCCATTGGCCCTACGGGCAGTCTCTGGATAAGGACAAAGAGGTCCAGATAGACAGCCGTGACGGCATTGGAGGGGTATCTCCTTCTATCCGCACGCCGATGACATTGGAAAATGCTCTGCGGGCTGCAAGGGGAGAAGATGTTGAGTTGGAGCACGCAATAAAAGTGATCAATTCCTGCGCTGCAGAGTAA
- a CDS encoding AAA family ATPase codes for MTEEKDTVVLKRKLYDRLLEWKNKSRGTSALMINGARRVGKSFLCRQFAENEYESYIMIDFGNAPVEILDLFKYDSSNLDLFFAKLSAFYSTLLHKRSSVIIFDEVQQYPRARQLIKYLVEDGRYDYIETGSLIRIRKNVQDIIIPSEEEHVEMFPLDLEEFLWALGDFATMPLVRSCFNNRTPLGQALHRKVMNDFRQYVIVGGMPQAVLAYLRNKEFESVDAVKRQIITLYRNDVSKFAAGYENKVIAVFDGIPGQLSKKEKKYRLSSISKEARFRNFEDSFIWLHEAMIVNTSLNATDPHVGLALSADKATQKCYMADTGLLITLAFMDKPFVENELYRAVLFDRLEINEGMIMENVVAQMLRTRGHKLYFYSRNDPNNRENHMEIDFLITEERKIAPIEVKSGKYRSHSSLDKFRKKFSKSLGSSYILYTNDVMVKDGIVHLPLYMAMLL; via the coding sequence ATGACCGAGGAAAAGGATACTGTCGTCCTCAAACGAAAACTGTATGACCGTTTGTTGGAGTGGAAGAATAAGAGCAGAGGGACCAGCGCACTGATGATCAACGGTGCGAGACGAGTTGGAAAAAGCTTCCTCTGCCGGCAATTCGCTGAGAACGAGTACGAGAGTTATATAATGATCGACTTTGGGAACGCACCGGTGGAGATCCTTGATTTGTTTAAATATGACAGCTCGAATCTGGACCTCTTTTTCGCGAAGCTTTCCGCCTTCTACTCGACATTGCTCCACAAAAGGTCGTCGGTCATTATATTTGACGAGGTGCAGCAGTATCCACGAGCAAGGCAGTTGATAAAATATCTCGTGGAGGATGGAAGATATGACTATATTGAAACAGGTTCTCTTATTCGCATCAGAAAGAATGTTCAGGACATTATAATACCGTCTGAGGAGGAACATGTTGAGATGTTTCCTCTGGATCTTGAGGAGTTCCTGTGGGCGCTGGGCGACTTTGCCACGATGCCGCTTGTCAGAAGCTGCTTCAATAACAGGACTCCTTTGGGGCAGGCCCTTCATCGCAAGGTGATGAACGATTTTCGCCAATACGTTATTGTCGGAGGAATGCCGCAGGCAGTGCTGGCATATCTCCGGAACAAGGAATTTGAGTCTGTTGACGCGGTAAAGAGACAAATAATAACTTTATACCGGAATGATGTTTCAAAGTTTGCCGCCGGGTATGAGAATAAAGTCATCGCTGTTTTTGACGGTATCCCGGGACAGCTTTCAAAGAAGGAGAAAAAGTACAGGCTTTCGTCTATTTCCAAGGAGGCCCGCTTCAGGAATTTCGAGGATTCTTTCATATGGCTGCACGAGGCGATGATAGTAAATACCTCCCTGAACGCGACAGATCCGCATGTCGGCCTGGCGCTCAGCGCAGATAAAGCAACACAGAAGTGCTATATGGCCGATACCGGGCTTTTGATCACACTCGCGTTTATGGATAAGCCATTCGTGGAGAACGAGCTGTACAGGGCCGTTCTTTTTGACAGGCTGGAAATCAACGAGGGCATGATAATGGAGAACGTGGTCGCTCAAATGCTGCGAACTCGAGGCCACAAGCTCTATTTTTATTCGCGGAACGATCCAAATAACAGGGAGAACCACATGGAGATAGATTTTCTGATAACCGAAGAGAGAAAGATAGCGCCGATAGAGGTCAAATCAGGCAAATACCGCTCTCACTCCTCGCTGGACAAGTTTAGGAAAAAATTTTCCAAGAGCCTCGGCAGTTCATATATCCTTTATACCAATGACGTAATGGTCAAGGACGGGATAGTCCATCTGCCGTTATATATGGCAATGCTGCTGTAA
- a CDS encoding trimeric intracellular cation channel family protein encodes MFSFQIGIISILEYIGVISFAIIGAFTAMQKKMDLFGVSVLAFTAACGGGILRDVIMDVGVPVFFSSYTTIALVMLSVLFVFILPGLFYFSWVLVVLDAIGLSFFAVDAGIKAINQNYTFVQFVFVAVITAVGGGILRDILAQRVPVIFRRDIYALAAFAGVISMWFMHPIIGERAAMKAALVMIFSIRIISVYFDINLPVLKRV; translated from the coding sequence TTGTTCTCTTTCCAGATCGGAATAATAAGCATCCTCGAATATATCGGGGTCATCAGCTTCGCCATTATCGGTGCATTCACGGCAATGCAGAAAAAGATGGATCTCTTCGGAGTATCCGTTCTTGCCTTCACTGCTGCATGCGGAGGCGGGATACTGAGGGATGTCATCATGGATGTCGGTGTGCCAGTCTTTTTTTCAAGTTACACGACTATCGCTCTTGTGATGCTGTCGGTTCTATTCGTCTTTATATTGCCAGGACTCTTTTATTTCAGCTGGGTCCTCGTTGTGCTCGATGCCATCGGCCTGAGCTTTTTTGCCGTTGACGCTGGAATTAAGGCGATCAATCAGAATTATACTTTTGTCCAGTTTGTTTTTGTCGCTGTGATCACGGCTGTCGGAGGAGGAATATTGAGAGATATCCTGGCTCAGAGAGTCCCTGTCATTTTTCGGAGGGACATATATGCATTGGCCGCGTTTGCCGGAGTAATATCCATGTGGTTCATGCATCCGATCATCGGAGAGAGAGCGGCAATGAAGGCGGCCCTTGTAATGATCTTCTCTATACGCATTATTTCAGTCTATTTTGATATCAATCTTCCGGTCCTGAAGAGGGTATGA
- a CDS encoding Na+/H+ antiporter NhaC family protein has protein sequence MKALIKLTPIAVIAGLMLSGMDILLAAPLSFMYAVIVAMAVDRYKFNELLDAALDNLKHFLIVFLILQAAYAVAECFMGTGVAASVINMSLAAGLSAKTIAVVALLLTAVLSTATGTSWGTFAACAPIFLWLNHIVGGNIALTIGAIAGGSCFGDNIGLISDTTIVSSGIQEVEIIKRVRHQGVWSLLCLTVGAVVFYAVSSFMGLPNTTAQAADAIAQIPSEVWTVLEEERPSAVTLLKLVQSGVPTYMVIPLIIVIGTAVKGYSTLTCLGSGIISCLIFGLAAGTVTSVTEFLDLVYTGFSDAGSWSIAMMLWVGAFGGVMRKMDAFDPIAVVVLKMVRKVRHLMFSNAVICLIGNAALADEMAQIVTIGPIIKNMTESSVEGSKEDMYTLALRNATYSDAMGVLGSQLIPWHCYMGFFLGISASVYPLAAGLTAGDIISHNYFSWIAVGSMLLLTFTGFDRYIPLFKIPSEPDVYLKSQAAQYSK, from the coding sequence ATGAAAGCTTTGATAAAATTAACGCCGATAGCCGTAATAGCCGGACTGATGCTTTCCGGGATGGATATCCTGCTTGCCGCTCCCCTCTCCTTCATGTACGCAGTGATCGTTGCGATGGCAGTTGACCGCTACAAGTTCAACGAACTTCTTGACGCTGCTCTGGACAACCTGAAACACTTCCTTATTGTCTTCCTGATACTCCAGGCTGCCTATGCCGTAGCGGAATGCTTTATGGGTACGGGAGTAGCTGCTTCTGTCATCAACATGTCGCTGGCAGCGGGACTCAGCGCGAAGACGATCGCTGTTGTTGCGCTTCTCCTTACAGCAGTCCTTTCAACCGCTACAGGTACGTCATGGGGAACATTCGCAGCATGCGCTCCGATCTTCCTCTGGCTTAACCATATAGTCGGGGGCAACATTGCGCTTACCATAGGAGCAATTGCCGGCGGTTCATGTTTTGGCGACAATATCGGCCTTATCTCGGACACAACGATAGTCAGTTCGGGTATACAGGAAGTTGAGATCATCAAGAGGGTGCGTCACCAGGGTGTATGGTCCCTGCTCTGCCTTACTGTCGGAGCCGTCGTCTTTTATGCAGTCAGCTCATTTATGGGACTTCCGAACACAACTGCCCAGGCAGCTGACGCAATAGCACAGATACCGTCAGAAGTCTGGACCGTGCTTGAAGAAGAGCGTCCGTCGGCCGTAACATTGCTCAAACTTGTCCAGAGCGGAGTTCCCACTTATATGGTAATACCGCTCATAATAGTCATAGGCACGGCTGTAAAGGGCTACAGCACACTTACCTGTCTTGGCTCGGGGATCATCTCCTGCCTTATCTTCGGACTTGCGGCAGGAACAGTTACCAGTGTTACTGAATTCCTTGACCTTGTCTATACAGGTTTCTCAGATGCGGGAAGCTGGTCGATAGCGATGATGCTTTGGGTCGGAGCTTTTGGCGGCGTTATGAGAAAGATGGATGCGTTCGATCCGATCGCGGTCGTTGTCCTAAAAATGGTCCGCAAGGTGAGACACCTTATGTTCTCCAACGCCGTGATATGTCTTATCGGAAATGCCGCGCTTGCAGACGAGATGGCGCAGATAGTCACTATCGGCCCCATCATCAAGAACATGACAGAATCAAGCGTAGAGGGAAGCAAAGAGGACATGTACACGCTTGCACTGAGAAATGCTACATATTCGGATGCAATGGGAGTGCTTGGTTCACAGCTCATTCCTTGGCACTGCTATATGGGATTCTTCCTCGGCATAAGCGCTTCCGTATACCCGCTCGCGGCAGGTCTGACGGCCGGAGACATAATCAGCCATAACTATTTCTCATGGATCGCGGTTGGATCTATGCTGCTGCTTACCTTTACAGGATTTGACAGATACATTCCGCTCTTCAAGATCCCTTCAGAGCCCGATGTTTATCTGAAGAGCCAGGCCGCTCAGTACAGCAAGTAA
- a CDS encoding SDR family oxidoreductase, whose product MGKYYELKGKRVMVTGAASGIGLATAQRFAAEGAKVFIIDCNRDALAKAMGDNPLFAGSGVCDVSREEDVLSVFNKMDSELGGIDVLVSNAGISIRKDFVDISYEQWQKVININLNGMFLCSREAARRMKAQKSGVILMTASTNGTEGHRWYTDYNASKAGVILLTKSMALELAPDVRVNCVCPGYVLTPMQRAEYTAEMLAKVNEDIPMKRHAEPEEIGALYAFLASDDAKYITGADIRIDGGETAGLY is encoded by the coding sequence ATGGGAAAGTACTATGAACTGAAAGGCAAGAGGGTAATGGTGACAGGCGCCGCGAGCGGGATCGGCCTGGCCACGGCACAAAGGTTCGCCGCTGAAGGCGCGAAGGTCTTTATTATTGACTGCAACAGGGATGCTCTTGCAAAAGCGATGGGAGACAACCCTTTATTTGCGGGTTCCGGCGTATGCGATGTTAGCAGGGAAGAGGATGTCCTCTCAGTTTTTAATAAGATGGACAGCGAGCTTGGCGGCATCGATGTCCTTGTATCCAATGCCGGCATAAGCATCAGGAAAGATTTCGTTGACATCTCCTATGAACAGTGGCAGAAGGTCATCAACATCAACCTGAACGGCATGTTCCTCTGTTCGCGTGAAGCGGCCAGAAGGATGAAGGCGCAGAAGAGCGGGGTCATCCTTATGACCGCCTCTACCAACGGGACGGAGGGGCACCGCTGGTACACGGACTACAACGCCTCCAAGGCCGGGGTCATCCTGCTCACAAAGAGCATGGCTCTCGAGCTTGCCCCCGACGTGAGGGTCAACTGCGTCTGCCCCGGATATGTCCTGACTCCGATGCAGAGGGCCGAGTATACAGCCGAGATGCTCGCAAAGGTGAACGAGGACATCCCGATGAAGCGTCATGCGGAACCGGAAGAGATAGGAGCTCTCTATGCATTCCTTGCTTCCGACGACGCGAAATACATAACCGGCGCTGATATCAGGATCGATGGGGGAGAGACGGCCGGACTTTATTGA
- a CDS encoding ATP-NAD kinase family protein, translating into MKIGFLINPVAGMGGKVALKGIDGEDILRRAIELGAVPEAEKRAWSALAIFREAASDHHLYAPAGEMGGKILSENGLKPEIVFDPIQKTTADDTKRAVSLMLEAGAEVIVFAGGDGTARDICSVVGETVPVIGIPAGVKIHSAVYAKRPKDAGMMVKNILQGKVNRFVLAEVMDLDEDAFRNNIVRAQLYGYMKVPDDREFMQDRKSGSLSSDDSERLDIAAYVIKNMREDEIYLIGSGSTTYSIKENLNAEGTLLGVDAAVNRAIAGKDMTEKEIRGALSGFEKEKRHLVITVIGGQGHIFGRGNQQLSPDVIRMIPRENIMVIANASKMSALFGKSLIADTGDPVLDEELKGYFPVITGFGKKIMARVE; encoded by the coding sequence ATGAAGATCGGCTTCCTCATCAACCCTGTTGCAGGAATGGGAGGAAAAGTTGCTCTCAAAGGCATCGACGGAGAAGATATTCTCCGTCGGGCCATTGAGCTTGGTGCGGTCCCGGAGGCTGAAAAGCGTGCTTGGTCCGCTCTTGCCATATTCAGGGAAGCCGCTTCAGATCATCATTTATATGCTCCTGCGGGCGAGATGGGGGGAAAGATTCTCTCTGAAAACGGTTTAAAACCTGAGATAGTATTTGATCCCATACAAAAAACGACCGCTGATGATACTAAAAGAGCAGTATCCCTCATGCTTGAAGCAGGGGCCGAAGTAATAGTTTTTGCAGGCGGTGACGGAACTGCACGTGACATATGCTCTGTGGTCGGAGAGACCGTTCCGGTGATAGGCATACCTGCAGGAGTGAAGATACATTCGGCCGTCTACGCCAAAAGGCCGAAGGATGCCGGCATGATGGTAAAGAATATTCTTCAGGGCAAGGTCAACAGATTCGTTCTTGCGGAGGTAATGGACCTTGATGAGGATGCTTTCCGAAACAACATAGTCAGAGCACAGCTTTATGGATATATGAAAGTCCCGGATGACAGGGAGTTCATGCAGGACAGGAAATCAGGAAGCCTGTCCTCTGATGATTCGGAAAGGCTTGATATCGCAGCCTATGTGATCAAAAACATGCGCGAAGATGAAATATATCTGATAGGGTCGGGAAGCACTACATACTCGATAAAAGAGAACCTTAACGCAGAGGGCACGCTGCTTGGAGTGGATGCTGCAGTAAACAGGGCAATTGCAGGAAAAGACATGACAGAGAAGGAGATCAGAGGCGCACTTTCAGGTTTTGAAAAAGAAAAACGCCATCTTGTAATAACAGTCATCGGGGGACAGGGCCATATATTCGGAAGGGGCAACCAGCAGCTCAGCCCTGACGTAATAAGGATGATCCCAAGAGAAAACATAATGGTCATCGCCAACGCTTCAAAGATGTCTGCCCTTTTCGGAAAGTCCCTTATAGCAGATACGGGAGATCCCGTACTGGACGAGGAACTGAAGGGCTACTTCCCTGTAATTACAGGCTTCGGCAAAAAGATTATGGCAAGAGTGGAATAA
- the gcvPB gene encoding aminomethyl-transferring glycine dehydrogenase subunit GcvPB, which yields MDSLTRMKRFRQARWNEPIIYELSEPGQRAVLVPGPCCDCVSKEDVLGTLPKGMVREDMANLPEIAQLQLVRHYNHLSQGNIGVDGNIDIGQGTCTMKYSPKVHERLAGSPKMLHMHPLQPAKTAQGILEIMYKTGELFKSISGLDVFSVQPGGGSHGVLALASVVRAYWRDRGEEAKRDEVITTLFSHPADAAVPIVKGYKVTIIQPDSNGYPDIEAFKAALSDRTAAIFFTNPEDTGIFNVRIKEFTRLAHEKGVLCCYDQANANGLLGITRTAEADFDMSFFNLHKTFSAPHGCGGPATGMVAARKELRPYMPVPLVEYSPEKGYYLDFDLPKSCGKIKSFWGVIPVVLKAYSWIMTLGAKGLEEVSRVAILNNNYCMKKILAIKGASMSFPNHPSRIEQVRYSWEKLKEDTGFGTADVQRCIADFGTHYWSSHEPFVIPEPFTIEPSESYSKKDIDDYCAVLEEISRMCYEEPEAVRHAPSDSTVHHIDHDYFDDPAKYSITWRSYNRKFKGYFEPK from the coding sequence ATGGACAGCTTGACCAGAATGAAAAGATTCCGCCAGGCAAGGTGGAACGAACCGATAATATACGAACTCAGCGAACCCGGACAGCGTGCAGTTCTTGTTCCGGGGCCGTGCTGCGACTGCGTTTCAAAAGAAGATGTCCTTGGGACGCTTCCCAAAGGAATGGTAAGGGAGGATATGGCAAATCTTCCCGAGATCGCCCAGCTTCAGCTTGTTAGGCACTATAACCACCTATCGCAGGGGAATATCGGAGTTGACGGAAACATCGACATAGGCCAGGGAACGTGCACGATGAAGTACAGCCCCAAGGTACACGAACGTCTTGCCGGATCACCCAAGATGCTGCACATGCATCCGCTTCAGCCTGCAAAGACAGCTCAGGGCATACTTGAGATCATGTACAAAACGGGAGAGCTTTTTAAGTCGATCTCCGGACTTGACGTATTCAGTGTCCAGCCCGGCGGCGGGTCCCACGGAGTGCTGGCTCTTGCTTCGGTCGTTAGGGCATACTGGCGTGACAGGGGTGAAGAGGCGAAACGCGATGAAGTGATAACTACCCTCTTTTCACACCCGGCAGACGCAGCTGTACCGATAGTCAAGGGATACAAGGTGACTATCATACAGCCCGATTCTAATGGATATCCCGATATCGAGGCCTTCAAAGCAGCCCTTTCGGACAGGACGGCCGCTATCTTCTTCACCAACCCCGAAGACACCGGCATTTTCAACGTCAGGATAAAAGAGTTCACAAGACTTGCCCATGAAAAGGGAGTCCTCTGCTGTTATGACCAGGCCAACGCGAACGGTCTGCTGGGGATCACAAGGACTGCGGAAGCAGACTTTGACATGTCGTTCTTCAATCTCCACAAGACCTTCTCGGCCCCCCACGGATGCGGCGGCCCTGCGACCGGGATGGTGGCGGCCAGGAAAGAGCTCCGTCCCTACATGCCCGTCCCGCTTGTTGAGTACTCTCCTGAAAAGGGATACTACCTCGACTTCGATCTGCCCAAATCATGCGGGAAGATAAAATCCTTCTGGGGCGTCATTCCTGTCGTGCTGAAGGCCTATTCGTGGATAATGACCCTTGGTGCCAAAGGCCTTGAGGAAGTCTCACGGGTCGCGATCCTGAACAACAACTACTGCATGAAGAAGATCCTTGCCATAAAGGGGGCTTCGATGAGCTTCCCGAACCATCCCTCCCGCATAGAGCAGGTCCGTTACAGCTGGGAGAAACTCAAGGAGGATACGGGTTTCGGGACCGCGGACGTACAGCGCTGCATAGCGGATTTCGGGACCCACTACTGGTCCAGCCATGAGCCGTTCGTCATCCCGGAACCCTTCACGATCGAGCCAAGCGAATCCTATTCCAAAAAGGACATCGACGACTACTGCGCAGTCCTTGAAGAGATATCCAGGATGTGTTACGAGGAACCCGAAGCGGTCAGACACGCGCCGTCAGACAGCACGGTACACCACATTGACCACGACTACTTCGACGATCCGGCGAAATATTCAATAACCTGGCGCTCTTACAACAGGAAGTTCAAGGGTTACTTCGAGCCCAAGTAA